From one Solanum stenotomum isolate F172 chromosome 12, ASM1918654v1, whole genome shotgun sequence genomic stretch:
- the LOC125846563 gene encoding serine/threonine protein phosphatase 2A 57 kDa regulatory subunit B' theta isoform-like, whose protein sequence is MIKQILNRLPRKPSKSGDNRDGGTSAFQSNASNSSRSSDLSNSLPGSLSALSLSGVTGSSAPGLNHGDRLPQGINAKVNGHAAVFSYEALPNLRDVPASEKQNLFIKKLNLCCVLFDFSDPTKNTKEKEIKRQTLVELVDYVTSANGKFTEIVMQEVIKTVSTNLFRPPTPQPRENKVLEGFDLEDDEPMMDPAWPHLQIVYEFLLRFVASPETDAKLAKRYVDHSFVLRLLDLFDSEDPREREYLKTVLHRIYGKFMVHRPFIRKSINNIFYRFIFETEKHNGIAELLEILGSIINGFALPLKEEHKLFLVRALIPLHKPKCVQMYHQQLSYCITQFVEKDCKLADTVIRGLLKYWPITNSSKEVMFIGELEEVLEATQPPEFQRCMVPLFRRINRCLSSSHFQVAERALFLWNNDHVENLIKQNRKVILPIIFPALEKNARGHWNQAVQSLTLNVRKIFSDVDPELFEECLRKFEEDQAHEEENKTKREMTWKRLEEIAAMKAASNEPVLVSHRITPNSSTG, encoded by the exons ATGATCAAACAGATACTCAATAGGCTCCCACGGAAGCCGTCCAAGTCAGGAGACAATCGTGATGGAGGAACTTCTGCATTTCAGTCAAATGCTTCAAATAGTTCAAGAAGCAGTGACTTGTCTAATTCCCTACCAGGGAGTTTGAGTGCTTTATCTCTTTCAGGCGTCACTGGTTCTTCAGCTCCAGGACTGAATCATGGAGATAGACTTCCACAGGGTATAAATGCTAAGGTGAATGGACATGCAGCTGTTTTCTCGTATGAGGCATTGCCTAATTTGAGGGATGTACCAGCTTCTGAGAAGCAAAACTTGTTCATCAAAAAGCTGAACTTGTGTTGTGTCTTGTTTGACTTTTCTGACCCAACTAAAAACACgaaagaaaaagagatcaaGCGTCAGACATTGGTGGAGCTAGTTGATTATGTTACTTCTGCAAATGGGAAATTTACAGAAATAGTCATGCAAGAAGTAATTAAGACGGTATCCACAAATTTATTCAGACCTCCTACTCCCCAGCCTCGTGAAAACAAAGTTTTGGAAGGTTTTGACTTGGAAGATGACGAACCGATGATGGACCCTGCATGGCCTCATTTACAAATTGTGTATGAGTTCCTTCTCAGGTTTGTGGCATCACCGGAGACTGATGCAAAATTGGCTAAGAGATACGTTGATCACTCATTTGTTCTAAGGTTACTAGATCTTTTCGATTCAGAAGATCCAAGAGAAAGAGAGTACCTGAAGACTGTACTTCACCGTATATATGGAAAGTTCATGGTGCACCGCCCATTCATTAGGaaatcaatcaacaatataTTTTATCGGTTTATTTTTGAAACTGAGAAACATAATGGAATAGCAGAACTCTTAGAAATTTTGGGCAGTATAATCAATGGATTTGCTCTACCACTAAAGGAAGAGCACAAGTTGTTCCTTGTTCGAGCTCTTATTCCACTTCATAAACCAAAATGCGTACAAATGTATCATCAGCAGTTATCTTACTGCATAACACAATTTGTGGAAAAGGACTGCAAGCTTGCTGATACTGTCATAAGAGGTTTGTTGAAATATTGGCCTATCACAAACAGTTCAAAGGAGGTAATGTTCATAGGTGAGCTGGAAGAGGTCTTAGAAGCAACTCAGCCTCCAGAGTTCCAGCGCTGTATGGTTCCCTTGTTTCGTCGGATCAATCGTTGCTTGAGCAGCTCACACTTTCAG GTGGCTGAGCGGGCTTTGTTCCTGTGGAACAATGATCATGTTGAGAACCTAATCAAACAAAATCGTAAAGTCATATTACCAATAATCTTTCCTGCCTTGGAAAAGAATGCGAGAGGCCACTGGAATCAGGCAGTACAAAGCTTGACATTGAATGTCCGCAAAATCTTCTCTGATGTTGATCCTGAACTCTTTGAAGAATGTTTGCGCAAATTTGAAGAAGATCAGGCTCATGAAGAAGAGAACAAGACAAAACGTGAAATGACTTGGAAACGGTTAGAGGAGATTGCAGCAATGAAAGCTGCTAGCAATGAGCCAGTGCTAGTTTCTCATAGGATAACTCCCAATTCATCCACAGGCTAG